The following are encoded in a window of Tessaracoccus flavescens genomic DNA:
- a CDS encoding beta-propeller domain-containing protein, which produces MNDKILRDMAEQFRPDPSVRADLLARIAAEPAGAPETPRPQASPSRPRRRRVAWIASAAAVAVVAGLAAMPSLIGGSQDHSDPPAAPTAEAAPGDYSHVYDAVRNVLKEHPQADMGFQFQWGTDRRPEGSAADTSAPAADGAGQYATNVQVAGIDEGDIVKSDGRTIFAASGDDVVLLAAQGADTHELARIDTSTTAGREGGTAQGPVVDLMLHGSSLVVLVTEYEPRLSELPASQESAYVPYDATQTKALIYDVSDPAAPTLSQSLGQSGAFSTSRLSGDLLYLVTQHAVTDPHAIDPAVPGTFVPSTTDDGTSTPLPADDLVLMPRPDGPRYSVVSSIDLATNERVDTLSVLGGSQTTYMSEESLYLASVEYAGDADGDQARDETGMRSVTEQTKLARIALDDGRLTAAAEGTVPGVLLNQFAMDDYEGRLRLAVTLNGVSTSGQWESTPSLLVLDGNLEVISSIPKLATNETVQSVRFVGPVAYVVSFRQIDPLFAIDLSDPAAPKVMGELKIPGFSTYLHPWADGQLLGLGMDATDDGMVTGLKLSMFDTSDPFALKEQAVLKVPYADSEALRNHKAVLVDSEHSLIGFPALNYSGGGSTADYVVYRFEDGAFRLAGKLPVEASEQQWVSSVRGLTIGDSLYVVTERGVDVYGADSLEKVASEELG; this is translated from the coding sequence ATGAATGACAAGATCTTGCGTGACATGGCCGAGCAGTTCAGGCCGGACCCCTCGGTGCGGGCCGATCTGCTCGCCCGGATCGCTGCCGAGCCGGCTGGCGCGCCCGAGACCCCGCGACCGCAGGCCTCGCCGTCACGACCCCGACGGCGCCGCGTGGCGTGGATCGCCAGCGCCGCGGCGGTGGCCGTGGTGGCGGGTCTTGCCGCGATGCCCTCACTGATCGGCGGGAGCCAGGACCACTCGGACCCGCCGGCAGCACCGACGGCCGAGGCCGCGCCGGGAGACTACTCCCACGTCTACGACGCGGTTCGGAACGTGTTGAAGGAGCACCCCCAGGCGGACATGGGCTTCCAGTTCCAGTGGGGCACAGATAGAAGGCCAGAGGGTTCTGCGGCCGACACGTCCGCTCCTGCGGCCGACGGCGCCGGCCAGTACGCGACCAACGTCCAGGTCGCGGGCATCGACGAGGGCGACATCGTCAAGAGTGATGGGCGCACGATCTTCGCCGCGTCCGGCGACGACGTGGTGCTGCTCGCCGCACAGGGTGCCGACACGCACGAGCTGGCCAGGATCGACACCTCCACCACCGCGGGACGGGAGGGCGGCACCGCCCAGGGGCCGGTGGTCGACCTGATGCTGCACGGTTCGTCACTCGTCGTGCTGGTCACCGAGTACGAGCCGCGCCTGTCCGAGCTCCCCGCCAGCCAGGAGTCCGCGTACGTGCCCTACGACGCCACCCAGACGAAGGCGCTCATCTACGACGTCTCCGATCCGGCCGCACCGACGCTGAGTCAGAGCCTCGGCCAGAGCGGAGCCTTCTCGACGTCGCGGCTCTCGGGCGACCTGTTGTACCTGGTGACCCAGCACGCCGTGACCGATCCCCACGCCATCGACCCGGCCGTGCCGGGAACCTTCGTCCCGTCGACCACGGATGACGGGACGAGCACTCCGCTTCCTGCCGATGACCTCGTGTTGATGCCGCGGCCGGACGGACCGCGCTACTCCGTGGTCAGCAGCATCGACCTGGCCACCAACGAGCGGGTCGACACGCTGTCGGTGCTTGGCGGTTCGCAGACCACCTACATGAGCGAGGAGTCGCTCTACCTCGCCTCGGTGGAGTACGCAGGAGATGCCGACGGCGATCAGGCACGCGACGAGACGGGCATGAGGTCGGTCACCGAACAGACGAAGCTCGCCCGGATCGCCCTCGACGACGGAAGACTCACCGCTGCGGCCGAGGGGACGGTTCCCGGCGTCCTGCTGAACCAGTTCGCGATGGACGACTACGAGGGCAGGCTGAGGCTGGCCGTGACGCTGAACGGCGTCTCCACCTCGGGCCAGTGGGAGTCGACCCCCTCGCTGCTGGTGCTCGACGGGAACCTTGAGGTGATCTCGTCGATCCCGAAGCTGGCCACCAACGAGACCGTCCAGTCGGTGCGCTTCGTCGGGCCCGTCGCCTACGTGGTGAGCTTCCGCCAGATCGACCCGCTGTTCGCGATCGATCTCAGCGACCCGGCGGCCCCGAAGGTGATGGGCGAGCTCAAGATCCCGGGCTTCAGCACCTACCTGCATCCGTGGGCGGACGGCCAGCTGCTCGGACTGGGGATGGACGCCACCGACGACGGCATGGTCACCGGCCTGAAGCTCAGCATGTTCGACACCTCGGACCCGTTCGCCCTCAAGGAGCAGGCAGTCCTGAAGGTGCCCTACGCCGACTCGGAGGCGCTGCGCAACCACAAGGCCGTCCTCGTCGATTCTGAGCACAGCCTGATCGGCTTCCCCGCCCTCAACTACTCCGGGGGCGGCTCGACCGCGGACTACGTCGTCTACCGCTTCGAGGACGGCGCCTTCAGGCTGGCTGGCAAGCTTCCCGTCGAGGCGTCCGAGCAGCAGTGGGTCTCCTCCGTGCGTGGGCTGACCATCGGCGACAGCCTGTATGTCGTGACCGAGCGAGGGGTGGACGTGTACGGGGCGGACTCGCTGGAGAAGGTGGCCTCGGAGGAACTGGGCTGA